Within Actinoplanes sp. L3-i22, the genomic segment CTGGACCTGGAGCGCGCGCTGACCAGCCGTGACCAGATCAACAAGCACCTGTCCAGCGTGCTCGACGAGACCACCGGCCGCTGGGGCATCAAGGTCACCCGGGTGGAGATCAAGGCGATCGAGCCGCCGCCGAGCATCCGCGACTCGATGGAGAAGCAGATGCGCGCCGAGCGGGAGCGCCGCGCCACGATCCTCAACGCCGAGGGTCACAAGGCCGCCCAGATCCTCACCGCCGAGGGTGAGAAGCAGGCCGCGGTGCTGCGCGCCGACGGTGACCGGCAGTCCCGGATCCTGCAGGCCGAGGGTCAGGCCAAGGCGATCCGTACGGTGTTCGACGCGATCCACACGGCGAACCCGTCCCAGAAGGTGCTGGCCTACCAGTACCTGCAGGCCCTGCCGCAGATCGCGAACGGCACCGCGAACAAGGTGTGGATCGTCCCGACCGAGCTGACCAAGGCCCTGGAGGGCCTGGGTGGCGCGCTCGGCGGCCTGGCCAACATGGTCGGCGACGTGCCGCTGGCGAAGGTCGACCCGCAGGAGGCCGAGCGCGAGGCGGTCGCCGCCGCGGCGGCCGC encodes:
- a CDS encoding SPFH domain-containing protein, producing MGAVVAVLVIVIVLFAVITVVRSIRIVPQQRMDVVERLGKYKRTLSPGLNLLVPFVDAVRSKVDMREQVVSFPPQPVITSDNLVVSIDTVLYFKVVDPVRATYEISNFLQAIEQLTVTTLRNVIGSLDLERALTSRDQINKHLSSVLDETTGRWGIKVTRVEIKAIEPPPSIRDSMEKQMRAERERRATILNAEGHKAAQILTAEGEKQAAVLRADGDRQSRILQAEGQAKAIRTVFDAIHTANPSQKVLAYQYLQALPQIANGTANKVWIVPTELTKALEGLGGALGGLANMVGDVPLAKVDPQEAEREAVAAAAAATAEAERVNAEVRAAEAQVSGDPDKTAALPVAPPVPPASAIGGADYNGANQPERA